A single window of Rhodamnia argentea isolate NSW1041297 chromosome 5, ASM2092103v1, whole genome shotgun sequence DNA harbors:
- the LOC125315024 gene encoding serine carboxypeptidase-like 18 has translation MTNFSKHWNLVGSSQQDWNASINSLTVTSISPSKLNSTCSCILSLSLFLYLSGSAISSWIAMGLPGYPALVRVPPETGYISVGDIEFFYYFVQSTGNPGADPILLYMNGGPGCSGLNGFLFQLGPLRFNITDYTGGLPSLIYEPDAWTKTANIIFIDAPVGAGFSYATTASAYASTDTLNTARMQTFLRNWLAEHPSFQTNPVFVSSDSYAGVYTPMVATALLQGNEAGLKPYVHIKGMILSCPHTFTDLEANSRIPFAHRLALISDSLYEALEENCGGDFVDSTNANCTEDLAAYDELIELINKQNVFEPNCALLSPKSKEAFKSAISNQEKHRRSIQEFTKDYLVSLPRPRDLWCKNFDYLLVDIWGNYPSVQDALHVRQGTVSEFFRCNISLSYTVDIKNVLDYHKNLTSLGMQVLVFSGDHDMIIPHNGIEEWIKWLDLTVDIDWRPWFVDGQVAGYTRKYIDGGYRLTYATLKGSGHSPPECKRRECYEMFHRWIHYYPL, from the exons ATGACCAACTTTTCAAAGCATTGGAATCTTGTTGGCTCCTCCCAACAAGATTGGAATGCCAGCATAAACTCTCTAACAGTGACTTCCATCAGTCCTAGCAAGCTCAACTCCACTTGCTcttgcattctctctctctctctgtttctgtACCTTTCGGGCTCTGCAATTTCTAGCTGGATTGCTATGGGATTACCAGGTTATCCCGCTTTGGTTCGGGTCCCTCCTGAAACTGG GTACATAAGTGTTGGCGATATCGAGTTCTTCTACTACTTTGTGCAGTCTACCGGAAATCCTGGAGCTGACCCTATTCTGCTTTACATGAATGGAGGTCCCGGGTGTTCGGGTTTGAATGGCTTCTTGTTCCAGCTGG GTCCGCTTAGATTCAACATTACTGATTATACTGGGGGTTTGCCGTCATTAATCTACGAGCCAGATGCGTGGACTAAG ACGGCCAACATTATATTCATAGATGCACCGGTCGGAGCGGGTTTCTCCTATGCGACGACAGCATCAGCATACGCTTCGACGGACACATTGAATACTGCACGGATGCAGACCTTCTTAAGAAAT TGGCTGGCGGAACATCCAAGTTTTCAAACCAATCCGGTATTTGTTAGTAGCGATTCCTATGCCGGCGTGTATACTCCCATGGTTGCTACAGCGCTTCTACAAG GGAATGAAGCTGGACTAAAACCATATGTCCACATTAAG GGAATGATCCTATCATGTCCCCACACGTTCACCGATCTCGAAGCAAACTCAAGAATTCCATTTGCTCATAGGTTGGCCCTCATTTCAGATTCGCTTTATGAG GCTTTAGAAGAAAATTGTGGCGGCGATTTTGTGGATTCAACAAACGCGAACTGCACAGAGGATCTGGCAGCATACGACGAG CTAATTGAATTGATCAACAAACAAAATGTTTTTGAGCCTAATTGTGCCTTACTTTCACCAAAATCGAAAGAAGCTTTCAAATCAGCAATATCAAACCAAGAGAAGCACAGGAGGTCCATCCAAGAGTTCACCAAGGATTATCTTGTGTCGCTACCGAGACCTCGCGATCTTTGGtgcaag AATTTCGACTATCTACTTGTTGATATATGGGGTAATTATCCAAGCGTACAAGATGCTCTTCATGTTCGACAA GGAACTGTCAGCGAATTTTTCAGGTGTAATATCTCCCTATCCTACACTGTAGATATCAAGAATGTGCTTGATTATCATAAGAATCTCACCAGTCTGGGCATGCAAGTTCTAGTTTTCAG TGGTGATCATGACATGATTATTCCGCATAACGGTATCGAAGAGTGGATAAAGTGGCTTGATTTGACGGTGGATATTGATTGGCGACCATGGTTTGTAGATGGCCAAGTTGCGGG GTACACGAGGAAATATATAGACGGGGGATATCGACTGACTTACGCAACATTAAAG GGATCTGGTCACTCGCCTCCAGAGTGCAAACGCAGAGAATGTTACGAGATGTTTCACAGATGGATTCATTACTATCCTCTGTAG